Proteins encoded in a region of the uncultured Paludibaculum sp. genome:
- a CDS encoding 2Fe-2S iron-sulfur cluster-binding protein — MAKVTFLPANQTYEFDLESLPYHEHGKPKSFLDIAINAGLHLEHACGGNCACTTCHVVVKQGAEFLSEMDDDEADKLDMAADLQLGSRLGCQVFFTRDGEATIEIPSWNRNYVSEGGSSMNLGDAIPAAKK; from the coding sequence GTGGCGAAAGTAACCTTCCTCCCGGCCAACCAAACCTATGAGTTTGACCTGGAAAGCCTGCCTTATCATGAACATGGCAAGCCCAAGTCGTTTCTCGACATCGCGATCAACGCCGGGCTGCACCTTGAACATGCCTGTGGCGGCAACTGCGCCTGCACCACCTGCCACGTGGTGGTGAAACAAGGCGCCGAGTTTCTCAGCGAGATGGATGACGACGAGGCCGACAAGCTCGACATGGCCGCCGATCTGCAGCTCGGTTCGCGGCTCGGCTGCCAGGTGTTCTTCACACGCGATGGTGAGGCCACCATCGAGATTCCGTCCTGGAACCGCAACTACGTTAGCGAGGGCGGCAGCTCGATGAACCTGGGCGACGCCATTCCCGCTGCCAAGAAGTAA
- a CDS encoding MFS transporter produces the protein MSGNKQTGEGSSDYPGWRVVFASAVGVLTGFASLLVYTFGIFLKPLSVEFGWSREAVSLAFGVAAMAVAACSPVLGSLLDRYGPRRVIVPCITVFGLAFAALSRLTPHLWHLYAMFLLIGAVGNGTAMLAYARAISSWFDKRRGLALAMMLTGGTIGAVAWPPAAQALIHNVGWRWAFVVLGGCVLAIGLPVVTSLVRENPVALRPSQSVLSGVSWTEGVKSRAFWILVVVLFLASISQNGAITHLPALLTDRGVDPGRAALAVSAMGLAAFAGRMLTGWLLDRFAAPRVAFVLLALAAGGVFVMAGARSLESGILAAALIGFGMGGEADVTPFLLSRYFGLRSFSTLYGLTWTSYAIAGAIGPVLMGRAFDDSASYSAMILKLAAMTVGAAALMLFLPALPARVEEQPVTEIPDGALAAGSTPPAAN, from the coding sequence ATGTCAGGAAATAAACAGACCGGCGAAGGATCATCGGACTACCCCGGCTGGCGCGTTGTGTTCGCGTCGGCCGTGGGCGTTCTGACGGGCTTTGCCTCGCTGCTGGTCTACACATTCGGCATCTTTCTGAAGCCGCTGAGCGTGGAGTTCGGATGGTCGCGCGAGGCGGTCTCGCTGGCTTTCGGTGTGGCGGCCATGGCCGTCGCGGCCTGTTCGCCGGTGCTGGGTTCACTGCTCGACCGCTACGGACCCAGGCGCGTGATTGTACCCTGCATCACTGTTTTCGGGCTGGCCTTCGCCGCCCTGTCTCGGTTGACGCCGCACCTGTGGCACCTGTACGCGATGTTCCTCTTGATCGGTGCCGTGGGCAATGGCACGGCAATGCTGGCCTATGCGCGGGCCATCAGCAGTTGGTTCGACAAGCGGCGCGGTCTGGCACTGGCCATGATGCTGACGGGCGGCACCATCGGAGCCGTAGCCTGGCCCCCGGCGGCGCAGGCGCTCATTCACAACGTCGGCTGGCGCTGGGCGTTCGTGGTGCTGGGTGGCTGCGTGCTGGCCATAGGGCTGCCGGTAGTCACAAGTTTGGTGCGCGAAAACCCCGTGGCTCTGCGTCCCAGCCAAAGCGTGCTGTCGGGCGTGAGCTGGACCGAGGGCGTGAAGTCGCGCGCGTTCTGGATTCTGGTCGTCGTGCTCTTTCTGGCATCCATCAGCCAGAACGGAGCGATCACTCATCTGCCGGCGCTGCTGACGGATCGTGGAGTGGACCCGGGCCGGGCGGCCTTGGCGGTATCGGCGATGGGGCTGGCCGCCTTCGCGGGCCGCATGCTCACCGGTTGGCTGCTCGACCGTTTCGCCGCGCCGCGTGTCGCCTTCGTCCTGCTCGCCTTGGCCGCGGGTGGTGTATTTGTCATGGCCGGCGCGCGTTCTCTGGAGTCGGGCATTCTGGCCGCGGCGCTCATCGGTTTTGGCATGGGCGGCGAAGCCGACGTGACGCCATTCCTCCTGTCCCGCTACTTCGGTTTGCGCTCGTTCTCCACTCTGTATGGTTTGACGTGGACTTCGTATGCGATCGCGGGCGCGATCGGGCCGGTGCTGATGGGGCGCGCGTTCGACGACTCCGCGTCCTACAGTGCCATGATTTTGAAGTTGGCCGCGATGACAGTGGGTGCGGCCGCGCTGATGTTATTCCTGCCGGCCCTTCCGGCCCGTGTCGAAGAGCAACCGGTCACGGAAATACCAGATGGCGCTCTGGCCGCGGGCAGCACGCCGCCCGCGGCCAATTGA
- the argS gene encoding arginine--tRNA ligase, whose protein sequence is MFHLAEQRLREAFTSLLKERYGVDIPVVIEQPKQSDLGELAVPVAFALARQLKKAPKVIAAEIVAALPPIPGIASVEVAGNGFLNARLDRGEYGALLLAAASQAPAPLPGKTIVEHTNINPNKAAHIGHLRNAVLGDTFVRMLRASGRKVEVQNYIDNTGVQVADVVVGFHHLEQKSVDEVKALIAAPKFDYYCWDLYARTSAYYGTHPEAVQWRRDALHAIEHGEGVIAELGHLVADAIVECHLTTMWRLGISYDVLPRESEILHLQFWATAFEQLKERKAIYLVEEGKNKGCWVMAASHFRDSAGEEAGDDDAKVIVRSNGTVTYVGKDIAYQMWKFGILGKDFHYMPLRTYPDGHVAWVATADASEAVAERPAFGGGTEVYNVIDSRQSYLQDVVVAGLRALGYADQADRSIHFSYEMVALSPRTCVELDIPLSEEDKKKSYVEVSGRKGLGVKADDLIDKLIEKAQVEVDARHAEKPAEERRRVATQIAIGALRYFLLKFTRNTVIAFDLQEALSFEGETGPYIQYAAVRASKILAKLVERGEQIPEFAEVLNSEKMARQLSSEPFWQLLLSASKSGSALNNALGSGEPAQMARYAFQLAQSFNTFYQDYPILAEKDPEKRIVLLWLAVFFQKQLQHTLENVLGIPVPEYM, encoded by the coding sequence GTGTTTCATTTGGCCGAACAGCGTCTTCGCGAAGCCTTTACGAGTCTCCTGAAGGAGCGCTATGGCGTTGATATTCCTGTTGTTATCGAGCAGCCGAAGCAGAGCGATCTAGGTGAGCTGGCCGTGCCTGTGGCCTTCGCCCTGGCGCGCCAGTTGAAGAAGGCGCCAAAGGTGATCGCGGCCGAAATAGTAGCCGCCCTGCCGCCCATTCCCGGCATTGCCTCGGTGGAGGTCGCCGGCAACGGATTTCTGAACGCCAGGCTCGATCGTGGAGAGTACGGCGCCCTGCTGCTGGCCGCCGCCAGCCAGGCTCCGGCGCCATTGCCCGGCAAGACGATCGTCGAACACACCAACATCAATCCGAACAAGGCGGCGCACATCGGCCACTTGCGGAACGCCGTGTTGGGCGACACGTTTGTGCGGATGCTGCGGGCCTCCGGCCGCAAGGTCGAAGTCCAGAACTATATCGACAACACCGGAGTACAGGTGGCCGACGTCGTGGTCGGCTTCCACCACCTGGAACAGAAGTCCGTGGACGAGGTAAAGGCGCTGATCGCTGCGCCGAAGTTCGACTACTACTGCTGGGACCTGTATGCTCGGACCTCGGCCTACTACGGCACGCACCCCGAGGCCGTTCAATGGCGGCGCGACGCGCTGCATGCGATCGAGCACGGCGAAGGCGTCATCGCGGAGCTCGGCCACCTGGTGGCAGACGCCATCGTCGAATGCCATCTCACCACCATGTGGCGTCTGGGCATCAGCTACGACGTGCTGCCCCGCGAAAGCGAGATCCTCCACCTGCAGTTCTGGGCCACGGCCTTTGAACAGTTGAAGGAGCGCAAGGCGATCTACCTCGTCGAGGAAGGGAAGAACAAGGGCTGCTGGGTGATGGCCGCCTCGCACTTCCGGGACTCCGCCGGCGAAGAAGCCGGAGACGACGATGCCAAGGTCATCGTGCGGTCCAACGGCACCGTGACCTATGTTGGCAAGGACATCGCGTACCAGATGTGGAAGTTCGGCATCCTGGGTAAGGATTTCCATTACATGCCCTTGCGGACTTACCCGGACGGCCACGTAGCCTGGGTGGCCACGGCCGACGCGTCCGAGGCGGTGGCCGAACGGCCGGCATTCGGCGGCGGCACCGAGGTCTACAACGTCATCGATTCGCGCCAGTCTTATCTCCAGGACGTGGTGGTGGCCGGACTACGGGCGCTCGGCTATGCCGATCAGGCGGATCGCTCCATCCACTTCTCCTATGAGATGGTGGCCTTGTCGCCCCGCACCTGTGTCGAACTGGACATCCCGCTTTCCGAGGAAGACAAGAAGAAGTCCTACGTCGAAGTCTCCGGCCGCAAAGGTCTGGGCGTCAAAGCGGACGACCTCATCGACAAGCTCATCGAAAAGGCCCAGGTGGAAGTGGACGCGCGGCACGCCGAGAAGCCGGCGGAAGAGCGGCGGCGCGTGGCCACGCAGATCGCCATCGGAGCCCTGCGCTACTTCCTGCTCAAGTTCACCCGCAACACCGTGATCGCCTTCGACCTCCAGGAAGCGCTGAGCTTCGAGGGGGAGACCGGCCCATACATCCAATACGCCGCCGTCCGGGCGAGCAAGATCCTGGCCAAGCTGGTGGAGCGCGGCGAGCAGATCCCCGAGTTCGCCGAAGTGCTGAACTCCGAGAAGATGGCGCGGCAGCTCAGTTCGGAGCCGTTCTGGCAACTGCTGCTGTCGGCGTCGAAATCCGGCTCGGCACTCAACAATGCGTTAGGCTCCGGCGAACCGGCCCAAATGGCCCGCTATGCGTTCCAGTTGGCCCAGTCCTTTAACACCTTCTATCAGGACTATCCGATTCTGGCGGAGAAGGACCCCGAGAAGCGCATCGTCCTGCTCTGGCTGGCGGTGTTTTTCCAGAAGCAGTTGCAGCACACGCTGGAGAACGTGCTGGGCATACCCGTTCCGGAATACATGTAA
- a CDS encoding peroxidase, whose protein sequence is MSDSEKPKPPMEPMFLPGVENNPQPSAYLDSIRMMQASGAEYPQIWHMFAFKPEATTHLARFTQEMMREPAPLTPGIRELIAAYTSARNHCPF, encoded by the coding sequence ATGAGCGATTCAGAAAAGCCAAAGCCGCCCATGGAACCAATGTTCCTGCCGGGCGTCGAGAACAACCCCCAGCCCAGTGCCTACCTGGACAGCATCCGCATGATGCAGGCTTCGGGTGCCGAGTATCCCCAGATCTGGCACATGTTTGCCTTCAAGCCGGAGGCAACGACGCATCTGGCGCGATTCACGCAGGAGATGATGCGGGAGCCGGCTCCGCTGACTCCGGGCATTCGGGAGCTGATTGCCGCCTACACGTCGGCCCGCAATCACTGCCCGTTTTGA
- a CDS encoding MauE/DoxX family redox-associated membrane protein: protein MAHGAFRTPALQTSAWQYWFGTVSAFLLALLFLVAGIWKLSDPLATETRMVQALIPTQLALATALAAGIAEIWSGVMLIVPRWRKWGAWLSGLMLLAFMVYFAVFYQKLQGADCSCFPWLKRVVGPGFFISDAVMLALAVIAGRWADKSSNLKQAAFVLAAIVVFAGAVYGITAARQTGAKAPAEITVDGKAFATNQGRVFLFFFDPECMHCFAAAQQMSKYGWTDVKVIVVPTVHPQWSESFLKDTGLKAGVSPDVKVLRQTFAFSTDPPYGVALERGRQVAAFPFFDDKDPVAGLKKLGWLP from the coding sequence ATGGCACACGGGGCGTTTCGTACCCCCGCGCTGCAGACCTCGGCTTGGCAATATTGGTTTGGAACCGTAAGCGCCTTCCTGCTGGCCCTGTTGTTCCTGGTCGCGGGCATATGGAAACTCAGCGATCCCCTGGCCACGGAAACCCGCATGGTGCAGGCCTTGATCCCCACGCAACTCGCCCTGGCCACCGCCCTGGCGGCAGGCATCGCCGAGATCTGGAGCGGTGTCATGCTCATCGTGCCCCGCTGGCGAAAATGGGGTGCGTGGCTCAGTGGCTTGATGCTGCTGGCGTTCATGGTCTACTTCGCGGTGTTCTATCAGAAGCTACAGGGTGCCGACTGCAGCTGCTTCCCGTGGCTGAAGCGCGTGGTCGGTCCCGGGTTCTTCATCAGTGACGCGGTGATGCTCGCGCTGGCCGTAATCGCGGGCCGCTGGGCCGACAAGTCCAGCAACCTGAAGCAGGCAGCTTTCGTACTGGCCGCCATCGTGGTCTTTGCTGGAGCGGTGTACGGCATCACGGCCGCCCGGCAAACAGGAGCCAAGGCACCCGCCGAGATCACGGTCGACGGCAAGGCCTTCGCCACCAATCAAGGCCGCGTCTTCCTGTTCTTCTTCGACCCGGAGTGCATGCATTGCTTCGCGGCGGCGCAGCAGATGTCCAAGTACGGCTGGACCGATGTGAAGGTGATTGTCGTGCCCACCGTGCACCCTCAGTGGTCAGAGAGCTTCCTGAAGGATACCGGGCTCAAGGCGGGCGTCTCTCCGGATGTGAAGGTACTGCGGCAGACATTCGCATTCTCGACCGACCCGCCCTATGGCGTCGCGCTGGAGCGCGGCCGCCAGGTGGCGGCGTTCCCGTTCTTCGACGACAAGGACCCCGTAGCTGGCTTGAAGAAGCTCGGCTGGCTGCCGTAG
- a CDS encoding amidohydrolase, which translates to MLPIVALLGLVLVVPAIAQKADLIVENARIYTVNPAQPSARAIAVADEKILAVGDDVSSYAGPRTRRIDAHGAALIPGLIDSHGHMRGLGGLLESRDLRHVKTVAEIAAYVKQQATGRAPGEWVVGRNWDQTNWGGQFPSAKDLDAVVTDRPVFLTRVDGHAGWANSKALALAGIDDKTPDPSGGKILRDPSGKATGILVDRAQGLVRSKIPPPTYAQIKRQLELAADECARLGLTGVHDAGVSADDLKAYKELIAEGKFPMRVYAMIGGEGALWKEYLQKGPEVGSQLTVRSIKLYADGALGSRGAALWQPYTDDKSNSGLMMTTKEDIERVARQAVERGFQVCTHAIGDRANRTVLDAYAAALGGHKNDKRFRVEHAQVISLPDFQMFADNSVIASMQATHATSDMRWIDKRIGPDRVAGAYAWQRFLKLGVPVADGSDFPVEEPNPMLGLYAAITRQDVTGQPPGGWTPGQRMSRPEALKSWTLAGAYAAFEEKIKGSLEKGKLADFVILDHDVMTVPALDIVKTKVRMTVVGGKVVYEQK; encoded by the coding sequence ATGCTGCCTATTGTAGCCCTGTTGGGGCTTGTGCTGGTTGTCCCGGCCATCGCGCAGAAAGCGGACCTCATTGTAGAAAATGCCCGGATTTACACGGTGAACCCCGCCCAGCCGAGCGCCCGGGCGATCGCCGTGGCCGACGAGAAGATCCTGGCCGTGGGCGACGACGTGAGCTCCTACGCCGGTCCGCGGACACGCCGAATCGACGCGCACGGCGCCGCTTTGATCCCGGGCCTCATTGATTCTCATGGCCACATGCGCGGCCTCGGCGGCCTGTTGGAGTCCCGCGATCTACGGCACGTGAAGACGGTGGCCGAGATCGCCGCTTACGTGAAGCAGCAGGCAACCGGCCGGGCGCCGGGTGAGTGGGTCGTGGGCCGCAACTGGGATCAAACCAATTGGGGCGGCCAGTTCCCCAGCGCCAAGGATCTCGACGCGGTAGTAACGGACCGTCCGGTCTTTCTCACTCGCGTCGACGGCCACGCTGGTTGGGCGAATTCAAAGGCGCTGGCGCTGGCCGGCATCGACGACAAGACCCCGGACCCTTCTGGTGGCAAGATTCTGCGAGACCCTAGCGGTAAAGCCACAGGCATCCTGGTGGATCGGGCGCAGGGCCTGGTCCGCTCGAAGATCCCTCCTCCGACCTATGCCCAGATCAAGCGGCAACTGGAGCTGGCCGCCGACGAATGTGCGCGCCTGGGGCTGACCGGAGTCCATGACGCGGGCGTCTCGGCCGATGACTTGAAGGCCTACAAGGAGCTGATCGCCGAAGGCAAGTTCCCCATGCGGGTCTACGCTATGATCGGCGGCGAGGGCGCCCTGTGGAAGGAATATCTCCAGAAGGGGCCCGAAGTGGGCAGCCAGTTGACGGTGCGCTCGATTAAGCTCTACGCCGATGGAGCCCTGGGCTCGCGCGGCGCGGCTCTGTGGCAGCCCTACACCGACGACAAGTCGAATTCGGGCCTGATGATGACGACCAAGGAGGACATCGAGCGCGTTGCCCGTCAGGCCGTCGAACGCGGGTTCCAGGTTTGTACGCACGCCATCGGCGACCGCGCCAACCGGACCGTACTCGATGCCTACGCAGCCGCCCTGGGAGGCCACAAGAACGACAAGCGTTTCCGCGTGGAGCATGCGCAGGTGATCTCGCTGCCCGACTTCCAGATGTTCGCCGACAACTCGGTTATCGCCTCGATGCAGGCCACCCATGCCACCTCCGACATGCGCTGGATCGACAAGCGCATTGGCCCCGATCGTGTCGCCGGAGCCTATGCCTGGCAGCGCTTCCTGAAACTCGGTGTGCCTGTTGCCGACGGCAGTGACTTTCCGGTGGAAGAGCCGAATCCGATGTTGGGGCTCTATGCGGCCATCACTCGCCAGGATGTGACGGGGCAGCCGCCCGGCGGCTGGACGCCCGGCCAGCGTATGAGCCGTCCGGAGGCACTCAAGAGCTGGACCCTTGCTGGCGCTTATGCTGCCTTTGAAGAGAAAATCAAAGGGTCGCTGGAAAAAGGCAAGCTGGCCGATTTCGTCATCCTCGATCACGACGTCATGACAGTTCCTGCGCTGGACATCGTCAAGACCAAAGTGAGGATGACGGTGGTGGGCGGCAAGGTGGTTTACGAGCAGAAATGA
- a CDS encoding TonB-dependent receptor, with product MTSRPLATALCLSLSMCAVVWGQDPTGALEGRVMDRSSSTIANAHVAMKNLTTGMVQESLASQSGLFRFPPLPVGTYSLTVDAPKFSKYVQTPIQINVSVTLRVDVVLDLATVHDSVTVTGDAQVVDTSSNTLGKVVSGREVVDLPLNGRNFTQLGLLQTGVAPLTAGVATAGGSLRQGQAYAVNGMRPESNLYLLDGAQNSNRMDGGYALKIPVDAIAEFRILTQSAPPEYGGTSGATTSVVTRSGGNQFHGGVYEFLRNDRLDARNFFSQDVEPLKQNQFGGTVGGPLRKDKLFFFGYYEGFRNKQGFTNSATVPTPQQHKGDFSDLGVQLVNFAAGGVPIPGNKIPVEALNPVALNVINLYPLGNISPSIYRATVVATNFFDQAGGRVDLVATAKDQLSVRYSFSGGYDLNPISVRGSEVPGFPTRNDITAHSAAVSSTHIFTPALSNSLRMTFFRYSFDFDTRLNRTPPSALGFKYESASDLGQGPPFFNISGYSPIGGAITGPRDSVQNSYEVQEGLSWFRGAHSLKFGGGFLRTQLNMFQAIAPNAFYVFASTFPTNNAVANLLLGGPVTFYQGLGDFHRGLRMWGVNLYAQDEWRLSRHFTLNYGIRYERINPIRELRQRVNAFVPGVQSTVRPDAPKGLLFPGDAGIAEGIAPSYDGWMPRVGFAWDPTGQGQWSIRSSYGLFYDQFQSGSGTASQGPVSSLPWAQFNQYSGAGLNFADPYAGRAYPAPDTFVRPSTVFAIDPTARPPYAQNWNFSVQRSLWSQYLVEVRYVGSKGTRLPRNIEANPAVYGPGATAQNADRRRLYANCPADGGTCDFSTIAMLSNITNSTYHAAQASLSRRYNAGFGFNVSYWYSKSLDYLSAMNLSGAAAKPLSGENDLAQNPFNLAAEHGPSLFDARQRFVASGSWEPRIRNTAHAALRHSVNGWQLNVIAMHNSPTPFTISDSTNVSLQANSPPISGFAASRPDALSDPNAGPRTVDQWMSRSAFARLNPVTQAGQFGNAGRNIGRGPALTNFDVSLVRNFRLTEAMRLQFRAESFNVANHANFGLPVADLNSTNFGRIFSAAPPRLMQFALKLNF from the coding sequence ATGACATCTCGTCCGCTTGCTACGGCCTTGTGCCTTTCTCTGTCGATGTGCGCCGTCGTTTGGGGCCAGGATCCCACCGGGGCGCTGGAAGGCCGTGTGATGGACCGGTCCTCCAGTACAATCGCTAACGCCCACGTCGCAATGAAGAACCTCACTACCGGGATGGTTCAGGAATCACTGGCGTCCCAGAGTGGCCTGTTTCGATTCCCTCCGCTGCCCGTGGGGACCTACAGCCTGACCGTGGACGCGCCCAAATTCTCCAAGTACGTCCAGACACCCATTCAGATCAACGTGAGCGTGACGCTGCGCGTGGACGTGGTGCTGGATCTGGCGACGGTTCACGACTCCGTCACCGTCACGGGCGACGCGCAGGTGGTCGACACCTCGTCGAACACGCTGGGTAAGGTCGTGAGCGGCCGCGAAGTGGTCGATCTGCCATTGAACGGGCGCAACTTCACGCAACTCGGGCTGCTGCAGACCGGAGTGGCGCCGCTGACCGCGGGCGTGGCCACGGCCGGTGGTTCGTTGCGGCAGGGGCAGGCTTACGCCGTCAACGGCATGCGGCCGGAATCGAATCTCTACCTGCTGGACGGCGCCCAGAACAGCAATCGCATGGATGGTGGTTATGCCCTGAAGATTCCGGTGGACGCGATCGCGGAGTTCCGGATTCTCACGCAGAGCGCGCCGCCTGAGTACGGTGGCACCAGCGGCGCGACCACCAGCGTTGTGACCCGGTCGGGCGGAAATCAGTTCCACGGCGGCGTCTACGAGTTCCTGCGGAACGACCGGCTGGACGCGCGCAACTTCTTCTCCCAGGACGTGGAGCCGTTGAAGCAGAACCAGTTTGGCGGCACCGTGGGCGGGCCTCTCCGGAAAGACAAGCTCTTCTTCTTCGGCTACTACGAAGGCTTCCGCAACAAGCAGGGCTTCACGAATTCGGCGACGGTTCCGACGCCGCAGCAGCACAAGGGCGATTTCTCGGACCTGGGCGTGCAACTGGTGAACTTCGCTGCCGGCGGAGTCCCGATCCCGGGCAACAAGATCCCCGTGGAGGCCCTGAATCCGGTAGCCCTCAACGTGATCAACCTCTATCCGCTGGGCAACATCTCCCCTTCGATCTACAGGGCAACCGTCGTTGCAACCAACTTCTTCGACCAGGCCGGCGGCCGCGTGGACTTGGTAGCCACGGCCAAGGACCAACTCTCCGTGCGCTACTCGTTCTCCGGTGGCTACGACCTGAACCCCATTTCGGTGCGCGGCTCGGAAGTCCCGGGCTTCCCGACGCGCAACGACATCACGGCCCATTCCGCCGCCGTCTCCAGTACGCACATCTTCACGCCCGCGTTGAGCAATTCGCTGCGCATGACCTTCTTCCGGTACAGCTTCGACTTCGACACCCGATTGAATCGCACTCCGCCCAGTGCCCTGGGCTTCAAGTACGAGTCTGCGTCGGATCTGGGCCAGGGCCCGCCCTTCTTCAACATCAGCGGCTACTCGCCCATCGGCGGTGCGATTACGGGCCCGCGCGACTCCGTGCAGAACAGCTACGAGGTGCAGGAGGGGCTCTCCTGGTTCCGCGGCGCGCATTCGCTGAAATTCGGTGGCGGCTTCCTGCGCACCCAGCTCAACATGTTCCAGGCCATCGCGCCGAACGCTTTCTACGTATTCGCCTCGACGTTTCCCACCAACAACGCCGTGGCCAACCTGCTGTTGGGTGGCCCGGTGACGTTCTACCAGGGACTGGGCGACTTCCATCGCGGGCTGCGCATGTGGGGTGTGAACCTCTACGCGCAGGATGAGTGGAGACTCTCCAGGCATTTCACACTGAACTACGGGATTCGCTACGAGCGCATCAATCCCATCAGGGAACTGCGGCAGCGGGTGAACGCCTTCGTGCCGGGTGTGCAGTCCACCGTGCGCCCCGACGCTCCCAAGGGCCTGCTGTTCCCTGGTGACGCCGGCATCGCCGAAGGCATTGCGCCCAGTTACGACGGCTGGATGCCGCGCGTGGGCTTCGCCTGGGATCCGACAGGGCAGGGGCAATGGTCGATCCGGTCGAGCTACGGCCTGTTCTACGACCAGTTCCAGAGCGGCTCCGGTACAGCGTCGCAGGGTCCCGTGAGTTCGTTGCCCTGGGCGCAATTCAACCAATACAGCGGAGCCGGCCTGAACTTCGCCGACCCCTATGCCGGCCGCGCGTATCCGGCCCCGGACACGTTCGTACGGCCCTCAACAGTCTTCGCCATCGATCCGACGGCCAGGCCGCCTTATGCGCAGAACTGGAACTTCAGCGTGCAGCGGTCCCTGTGGTCGCAGTATCTGGTCGAGGTCCGGTACGTGGGTTCGAAAGGGACCCGATTGCCGCGCAACATCGAAGCGAACCCGGCGGTCTACGGCCCCGGCGCCACGGCGCAGAACGCCGACCGCCGCCGCCTGTACGCGAACTGCCCGGCCGATGGAGGCACGTGCGACTTCTCCACCATCGCGATGTTGTCGAACATCACGAACTCAACCTATCACGCGGCCCAGGCCAGCCTGTCGCGGCGCTACAACGCCGGGTTCGGCTTCAACGTATCGTACTGGTATTCGAAATCGCTCGACTACCTCTCGGCCATGAACCTCTCCGGGGCGGCGGCCAAGCCGTTGTCGGGCGAGAACGATCTCGCGCAGAACCCCTTCAATCTGGCGGCCGAACACGGGCCTTCGCTCTTCGACGCCCGCCAGCGCTTCGTGGCCAGCGGCAGTTGGGAGCCGCGCATTCGTAACACCGCACACGCGGCCCTGCGTCACTCCGTGAACGGTTGGCAGTTGAACGTGATCGCGATGCACAACTCGCCCACGCCCTTCACGATCTCCGATTCGACGAACGTGTCGCTGCAGGCCAACAGCCCGCCGATCTCCGGCTTCGCGGCCAGCCGTCCGGATGCCCTCAGCGACCCGAACGCCGGTCCGCGCACCGTGGATCAATGGATGAGCCGCTCGGCCTTTGCCCGGCTGAACCCCGTCACCCAGGCGGGCCAGTTCGGCAACGCCGGACGCAACATCGGCCGGGGCCCGGCTCTCACCAATTTCGATGTTTCGCTGGTGCGGAACTTCCGGCTGACCGAGGCCATGCGCCTGCAGTTCCGCGCCGAGTCGTTCAACGTGGCGAATCACGCGAACTTCGGCTTGCCGGTGGCCGACTTGAATTCGACAAACTTCGGGCGCATCTTCAGCGCGGCTCCGCCGAGGCTGATGCAGTTCGCGCTGAAGCTGAACTTCTAA